CGGGCTGAACGATGCGGACGTTGCGACGCTCAATCGCTACAAGGGCTCGCTGGATGCCGCGACCAAATTCATTCCGTCCTGGGTGAAGATTGCGGTCGCCATCGCGCTCGGCCTCGGCACGATGGTTGGCTGGAAGCGGATCGTCGTGACGGTGGGTGAGAAGATCGGCAAGACCCATCTCACCTATGCGCAGGGTGCCTGCGCCGAGATCACGGCGGCGGCGACCATCGCCGCGGCTGATGGCTACGGCTTGCCGGTGTCGACGACGCATGTGCTGTCGTCCGGCATCGCAGGCACCATGACCGCCAACGGGTCCGGCCTGCAATGGTCGACAATCCGCAACATCGCGATGGCCTGGGTTCTGACCCTGCCGATGGCGATGCTGATCTCGGGCGTTCTCTACTTCGTTTTCGCGCATTTGTTTTAGCCGGAGCAGCAAGACACCAGGATGCATCGGATCTGCATCCGGGTTCGGGGAAAGGAATTTCGAGTGGCAGATGCAAGCTTCAGCCTTCTGACGGGCAACGATATCGAAACGCGCCTGGTGCGGGCCGGCGGCGTTATCTTTCGCGAGGGTGAACAGGCCAACGAGCTGTTCGTGATCAAGAGCGGCTTCGTGCGCATTCAGGTCGGCAACAAGACCATGGCGGACCTGCCGGCGGACACGATCTTTGGCGAGATGGCTTTGATCGACAACGAGCCGAGGAGCGCGACCGCGACGGCGCTCACGGATGTCGAGCTCGTCCCGGTCTCGGAAAAGCAGTTTCTCTTCCTCGTCAGCCAGACGCCGCATTTTGCCCTGAAGGTGATGAGGACGCTGGCCCAGCGGCTCAGAACCATGAACAAGGGCGTGTATTAAGCGAGACGAGGATCGAGTCTTGCGCCATCGATTTCAATCGCCGCCGCTGTGGCTTGACGCCGCCGGCGGCGCACGGCAGGTGATGCGGCTTGAACGGCCATGAAGGTGACACAGTGGTAATGTGACGCAACTTGAACCACCTGCCCGCGTTACCATGTGATGGCCATGCCCGAGGACGACATCTTCACCCCCCACGCCACGCGATCGCGGCCGCCCTTCGGCGGGGCGCAGGCGCGCGGCAAGGTCATCGATCAGGACGGGCGCGAGCTCGGCGATGGCCCGCTGCATCCGCAGTTCCAAGGTTTTCAGGGAGCCTTTCAGGACGGCTTCCGCTTCGACTTCCGCAACTCCACCGCCAACCCGTTCGGCAATCTGACGCGCGAGGAGCGGCTGCAGCGGCTGGAGATGATCGCAAAGCTGCTGGACGTTGCCTTCGTCGTGCCGGGCACCAATGTCCGCTACGGCATCGACGGGCTGGTCGGCCTGATCCCGGTGGTCGGCGATCTCATCACCACGGCGATCTCGCTGTGGCTGGTGCGCGAGGCCCGCTTGTTGGGCGCGCCGTGGCACATCACGGCGCGGATGCTCGCCAATGTCGCGGTCGACGGCGTGGTCGGCATGGTGCCGGTGGCGGGC
This Bradyrhizobium sp. CCBAU 53421 DNA region includes the following protein-coding sequences:
- a CDS encoding DUF4112 domain-containing protein: MAMPEDDIFTPHATRSRPPFGGAQARGKVIDQDGRELGDGPLHPQFQGFQGAFQDGFRFDFRNSTANPFGNLTREERLQRLEMIAKLLDVAFVVPGTNVRYGIDGLVGLIPVVGDLITTAISLWLVREARLLGAPWHITARMLANVAVDGVVGMVPVAGDAFDVMFRANIRNVRMLRRWLDKQPRL
- a CDS encoding Crp/Fnr family transcriptional regulator; this encodes MHRICIRVRGKEFRVADASFSLLTGNDIETRLVRAGGVIFREGEQANELFVIKSGFVRIQVGNKTMADLPADTIFGEMALIDNEPRSATATALTDVELVPVSEKQFLFLVSQTPHFALKVMRTLAQRLRTMNKGVY